A single Dechloromonas denitrificans DNA region contains:
- a CDS encoding phenylacetate--CoA ligase family protein, whose amino-acid sequence MATTQTTTVDRPYWDEKLETQSRADWDALKLDLLKKHLHHAYANSPYYKASFDAAGVHPDQVKSLADIRRFPFIEKKVLRERQEALPPFGDLVAVPERDIVYISASSGSTGVPTASPFTAQDFDDWMDYEARQFWSSGLRPDDRYCHSLNFSLFVGGPCVLGAQKLGALSIHAGTVPSERLLAIAQQFQATAIWTTPSYAWYLGETAIKENIDPKKDLAIKRIFVAGEPGGSIPETRQRIEALWGAKVYDYYGLSDIFGSCAGMCEEQHGLHWAEDHILVEVLDPETREPVAEGERGELVLTTLKKSARPMIRFRTGDIVSFTSEPCGCGRTSQRMLGTHGRLDDMLIIKGVNIFPSDVEAIARKDHDLTGEYRLIIERENHLDRLTVEIERAATDTARDAELAARFAGHLKSITGVTAQIVILPPDTLPRATHKAKRVEDRRQHVWS is encoded by the coding sequence ATGGCAACTACCCAAACCACCACGGTCGACCGCCCTTATTGGGACGAAAAGCTTGAAACCCAGTCGCGGGCCGACTGGGATGCGCTCAAGCTCGATCTGCTGAAGAAGCACCTGCACCACGCCTACGCCAACTCGCCCTACTACAAGGCCAGTTTCGACGCGGCCGGGGTGCATCCCGATCAGGTCAAATCGCTGGCCGACATTCGCCGCTTTCCCTTCATCGAAAAGAAGGTACTGCGCGAGCGCCAGGAAGCCTTGCCGCCGTTCGGCGATCTGGTCGCCGTGCCCGAGCGCGACATCGTCTACATCTCGGCCTCCAGCGGCTCGACCGGCGTGCCGACCGCCTCGCCGTTCACCGCCCAGGATTTCGACGACTGGATGGACTACGAGGCCCGCCAGTTCTGGTCTTCCGGTCTGCGTCCGGACGACCGCTACTGCCATTCGCTGAATTTCTCGCTGTTCGTCGGCGGCCCCTGCGTGCTCGGCGCCCAGAAGCTCGGCGCGCTGTCCATCCACGCCGGTACCGTGCCCTCCGAGCGCCTGCTGGCCATCGCTCAACAGTTTCAGGCCACCGCCATCTGGACGACGCCGTCCTATGCCTGGTATCTCGGCGAAACGGCGATCAAGGAAAACATCGATCCGAAAAAGGATCTCGCCATCAAACGCATTTTCGTCGCTGGCGAACCGGGCGGCTCGATCCCCGAAACCCGCCAGCGCATCGAGGCGCTATGGGGCGCCAAGGTCTACGATTACTACGGCCTGTCGGACATCTTCGGCTCCTGCGCCGGCATGTGCGAAGAGCAGCACGGTCTGCACTGGGCGGAAGACCATATCCTGGTCGAAGTCCTCGACCCGGAGACCCGGGAACCGGTCGCCGAAGGCGAGCGCGGCGAATTGGTGCTGACCACGCTGAAGAAGAGCGCCCGACCGATGATCCGCTTCCGCACCGGCGACATCGTCTCGTTCACCAGCGAGCCGTGCGGCTGCGGCCGGACCTCGCAGCGCATGCTCGGTACGCATGGCCGGCTCGACGATATGCTGATCATCAAGGGCGTCAATATCTTCCCCAGCGATGTCGAAGCGATCGCCCGCAAGGACCATGACCTGACCGGCGAATACCGGCTGATCATCGAGCGCGAAAACCATCTCGACCGGCTGACCGTGGAAATCGAACGGGCCGCCACCGACACCGCGCGCGATGCCGAACTGGCCGCCCGTTTTGCCGGCCATCTCAAGTCGATTACCGGCGTCACGGCACAAATCGTCATCCTGCCGCCCGACACCCTGCCCCGCGCCACGCACAAGGCCAAGCGGGTCGAGGATAGACGCCAGCACGTGTGGAGCTAA
- a CDS encoding AraC family transcriptional regulator, translating into MSSRHDRLIHWLLGSLELETTLFHLGQYCGSWKASTSGLARSGFHLVLNGDCWLHLPNEGSVHPLRAGDAVIFLRDVVHYLSPLADPVVAAQAPRSSMTALDLVVPESVALACGFFGFSSSLNSVFLGSFPDYVVISKDGEYLREARPLFELILAEAMASGEEPSPLISRLVDLLFFYVIRHLCQRREVTAGLWAMLGRPEFAPLLEAIIEEPGKDWTAEAMADLAHMSRATFFKRFAQTCGASPSHFLLQIRMKLATQMIEDGVSLARAAEKVGYQSDAAFSRAFKKATGVLPGAYRRSRQPAPGPVA; encoded by the coding sequence ATGTCTTCTCGCCACGATCGCCTGATTCACTGGCTGCTCGGCAGCCTGGAACTGGAAACCACGCTTTTTCACCTGGGGCAGTATTGCGGCTCGTGGAAAGCCTCGACCAGCGGGCTGGCACGCTCGGGTTTCCATCTGGTGTTGAATGGCGACTGCTGGCTGCACCTGCCGAATGAAGGCAGCGTTCACCCGTTGCGGGCCGGCGACGCGGTGATATTCCTGCGCGACGTTGTCCATTATCTCAGCCCGCTGGCCGACCCGGTGGTTGCCGCCCAGGCGCCACGCAGCAGCATGACGGCCCTTGATCTGGTCGTTCCCGAAAGTGTTGCGCTGGCCTGCGGCTTTTTTGGTTTTAGCTCCAGCCTGAACAGTGTCTTTCTCGGTTCCTTCCCCGACTACGTGGTGATTTCGAAAGATGGCGAATACCTCCGCGAAGCCCGTCCGCTCTTCGAGCTGATCCTGGCCGAAGCCATGGCTAGCGGCGAGGAGCCATCGCCGCTGATCAGCCGTCTGGTTGACCTGCTCTTCTTCTACGTCATCCGCCACCTGTGCCAGCGGCGCGAAGTTACGGCCGGGCTGTGGGCCATGCTCGGTCGGCCGGAATTCGCGCCGCTGCTCGAGGCCATTATCGAAGAGCCGGGCAAGGACTGGACGGCGGAAGCCATGGCCGATCTTGCTCACATGTCGCGCGCCACTTTCTTCAAGCGTTTCGCCCAGACCTGCGGCGCTTCGCCGAGCCACTTCCTTTTGCAAATCCGCATGAAGCTGGCCACCCAGATGATCGAGGATGGCGTGAGTCTGGCCCGCGCCGCCGAGAAGGTCGGCTACCAGTCCGACGCGGCTTTCTCGCGGGCCTTCAAGAAAGCCACCGGCGTGCTGCCCGGCGCCTACCGGCGCTCCCGCCAGCCGGCCCCGGGGCCGGTTGCCTAG
- a CDS encoding ABC transporter permease: protein MPVSSRPNSLRATVGHVAWPLCGLLLAVGLWWLAIHGQGRDSLMAARFSPEKTWLAMLELASGQDIWRHALASLQRVGFGLLIALLIGVPLGLLAGSCATFNRLTSTTFQFLRMISPLSWMPLAVMTLGVGEAPVVFLIAFAAVWPIVLNVASGIKAIDPLWLTLAASLGANAGERLWHVTAPAIAAHLLTGIRLAIGLIWVVLVPAEMLGVNAGLGYFILDTRDRMAYGELMACVLFIGLLGFALDWLTRLAHQRWSGA, encoded by the coding sequence ATGCCCGTCTCCTCACGCCCCAATTCATTGCGCGCAACCGTCGGCCACGTCGCCTGGCCGCTTTGCGGCCTGCTGCTGGCCGTTGGCCTGTGGTGGCTGGCGATCCACGGCCAGGGGCGTGACTCCCTGATGGCGGCGCGCTTTTCGCCGGAAAAGACCTGGCTGGCGATGCTTGAACTGGCCAGCGGCCAGGACATCTGGCGGCATGCGCTGGCCAGCCTGCAACGGGTCGGATTCGGCCTGCTCATCGCCTTGCTGATCGGTGTGCCGCTTGGCCTGCTCGCCGGCAGTTGCGCCACCTTCAACCGCCTGACCTCGACCACCTTCCAGTTCCTGCGCATGATCTCGCCGCTGTCTTGGATGCCGCTTGCCGTGATGACGCTCGGCGTTGGCGAGGCGCCGGTCGTCTTCCTGATCGCTTTTGCCGCAGTCTGGCCGATCGTCCTCAATGTCGCTTCCGGCATCAAGGCCATCGACCCGCTCTGGCTGACCCTCGCCGCCAGCCTCGGCGCCAATGCCGGCGAACGGCTCTGGCACGTCACCGCGCCGGCCATCGCGGCCCACCTTCTGACCGGCATCCGGCTCGCCATCGGCCTGATCTGGGTGGTGCTGGTGCCGGCCGAGATGCTCGGCGTCAATGCCGGTCTCGGCTATTTCATCCTCGACACCCGCGACCGCATGGCCTATGGCGAACTGATGGCCTGCGTGCTGTTCATCGGCCTGCTCGGCTTCGCGCTCGACTGGCTGACCCGCCTCGCCCACCAGCGCTGGAGCGGCGCGTGA
- a CDS encoding HPP family protein — protein MLPRLPLSSGAPPAPPLRFTSISLLGAFLAIALTAWLSQVSGAAWLMAPFGASCVLAFGLPDSPLAQPRSIIGGHLVTTLVGLVVLQFIGDFWWSEALAVGLALAVMQQTRTVHAPAGANPLLVMATHPGFGFLLTPVLAGALVIVGVAYGMNNLRDRGSYPRYWI, from the coding sequence ATGCTTCCCCGTCTTCCGCTCTCGTCGGGGGCGCCACCGGCGCCGCCGTTACGCTTCACGTCGATTTCGCTGCTCGGCGCTTTTCTTGCCATCGCGCTTACCGCCTGGCTTTCCCAGGTGTCAGGTGCGGCGTGGCTGATGGCGCCCTTCGGTGCCAGTTGCGTTCTGGCCTTCGGTCTGCCGGATTCGCCGCTCGCCCAGCCGCGCAGCATCATCGGCGGCCACCTGGTCACCACCCTGGTCGGTCTTGTCGTCCTGCAATTTATCGGCGATTTCTGGTGGTCCGAGGCCTTGGCTGTCGGGCTGGCGCTGGCCGTCATGCAGCAGACCCGGACGGTTCACGCGCCGGCGGGGGCCAATCCGCTACTGGTGATGGCGACGCATCCCGGCTTCGGCTTCCTGCTGACGCCGGTTCTTGCAGGTGCGCTGGTGATTGTCGGCGTCGCCTATGGCATGAACAATCTCCGTGACCGCGGCAGCTATCCGCGCTACTGGATTTAG
- a CDS encoding ABC transporter substrate-binding protein: MNDDLLANLSDDLPLSRRDFLRLSALLTGSLALPQLARAANPNDPVRIGYLPITDASPLLVAHSKKLFEAQGLEVEAPKLFRSWAQIVEAFMAGQVNVVHLLSPMTVWARYGSNFPAKVVAWNHMSGSALTVAPNIQNVKDLGGKKVAVPFWYSVHNVVLQHLLRENGLTVVTKPAGELKANEVALSIMAPPDMGPALANGAIAGFIVAEPFNAAAETNGIGRVLRFTGDVWREHACCVVTMHERDLKERPEWSQKVVNGIVNAQHWLRDNRKEGAQLLSKDAPGKYTPFPPAVLERVLVPNAERQQQYVKEGAIRHPEWKDERIEYQPYPFPSYTEQLVKLLKNTQVEGDNKFLAALDPAFVAKDLVDDRFVRKSIAALGGLKAFGLPEKFTRSETLVA; the protein is encoded by the coding sequence ATGAACGACGATCTGCTTGCCAACCTGAGCGACGACCTGCCGCTCTCCCGCCGCGACTTTTTGCGCCTTTCCGCCCTGTTGACCGGCAGCCTTGCCCTGCCGCAACTGGCGCGCGCCGCCAACCCGAACGACCCGGTGCGCATCGGCTACCTGCCGATCACCGATGCCTCGCCGCTGCTCGTCGCGCACAGCAAGAAGCTGTTCGAAGCGCAGGGCCTGGAAGTCGAAGCGCCCAAGCTGTTCCGCTCCTGGGCGCAGATCGTCGAGGCCTTCATGGCCGGCCAGGTCAATGTCGTGCATCTGCTCTCGCCGATGACCGTCTGGGCGCGCTACGGCAGCAACTTCCCGGCCAAGGTCGTGGCCTGGAACCACATGTCCGGCTCGGCGCTGACCGTCGCGCCCAACATCCAGAACGTCAAGGACCTGGGCGGCAAGAAGGTCGCCGTGCCCTTCTGGTACTCGGTGCATAACGTCGTGCTGCAGCACCTGCTGCGCGAAAACGGCCTGACCGTCGTCACCAAGCCGGCCGGCGAACTCAAGGCCAACGAAGTCGCCCTGTCGATCATGGCCCCGCCCGACATGGGGCCGGCCCTGGCCAACGGCGCCATCGCCGGCTTCATCGTCGCCGAACCGTTCAACGCCGCCGCCGAAACCAACGGCATCGGCCGCGTGCTGCGCTTCACCGGCGATGTCTGGCGCGAACACGCGTGCTGCGTCGTCACCATGCACGAGCGCGACCTGAAGGAGCGCCCGGAATGGTCGCAGAAGGTGGTCAATGGCATCGTCAATGCCCAGCACTGGCTGCGTGACAACCGCAAGGAAGGCGCCCAACTGCTGTCGAAGGACGCGCCGGGCAAATACACCCCCTTCCCGCCGGCCGTGCTGGAGCGCGTGCTGGTGCCGAACGCCGAGCGCCAACAGCAGTACGTCAAGGAAGGCGCCATCCGCCACCCGGAATGGAAGGACGAGCGCATCGAATATCAGCCCTACCCCTTCCCGTCCTACACCGAGCAACTGGTCAAGCTGTTGAAGAACACCCAGGTCGAAGGCGACAACAAGTTCCTGGCTGCTCTCGATCCGGCTTTCGTCGCCAAGGATCTGGTCGACGACCGCTTCGTCAGGAAGTCGATCGCCGCGCTCGGCGGACTGAAGGCCTTCGGCCTGCCGGAGAAATTCACGCGCAGCGAAACGCTTGTTGCCTGA
- a CDS encoding carboxymuconolactone decarboxylase family protein, which translates to MSRIAIQTLESAPEASQPYLAKAKAKNGFIPNLLGVLANAPTAIETYLTVTEINSRSSFTLAEREVVQITAATNHGCTFCVAGHTAIAYKQGNLPTELVEGLRQQTTLPDAKLEALAAFTRAIIRSKGVVSDAELAAFKAAGYGEQQVIEVILGVALATLCNFSNSLAGTELNPELAAYRWQKA; encoded by the coding sequence ATGTCACGCATCGCCATCCAGACCCTGGAATCAGCCCCCGAAGCCAGTCAACCCTATCTCGCCAAAGCCAAGGCCAAGAACGGCTTCATCCCCAATCTGCTGGGCGTGCTGGCCAATGCACCGACCGCCATCGAAACCTATCTGACGGTGACCGAGATCAACAGCCGCAGCAGCTTCACGCTGGCCGAGCGCGAAGTGGTACAGATCACCGCCGCCACCAACCACGGCTGCACCTTCTGCGTTGCTGGCCACACGGCGATCGCCTACAAGCAGGGCAACCTGCCGACCGAACTGGTCGAAGGCCTGCGCCAGCAGACCACCTTGCCCGATGCCAAACTCGAAGCGCTGGCCGCCTTCACCCGCGCCATCATCCGCAGCAAGGGTGTGGTCAGCGATGCCGAACTGGCTGCCTTCAAGGCCGCCGGTTACGGCGAGCAGCAGGTCATCGAAGTCATACTCGGCGTCGCCCTGGCCACCCTGTGCAATTTCAGCAACTCGCTGGCCGGCACCGAACTCAATCCCGAGCTCGCTGCCTACCGCTGGCAGAAAGCCTGA
- a CDS encoding acyl-CoA dehydrogenase family protein — MTAVETRLAESATLDALIARALAPHVTAIDLAGEYPEAFLRAAGQLGVFAGVIAPEYGGNGKGIADTIAQMANIGETCLSTAFTHWCQTACARYIQLSDNAAAKAEFLPGLASGRQLGGTGLSNTLKSCCEIERFLLTARRVDGGYEINGTLPWVSNLGADHIFVTGCPVDGDGRLVFFIVKCDQPGFRLVEGAHFTALEGTRTLACQFRNVRIDDARVLAQPAQAADYLPRIQPGMILAQLGMGIGLIRDCIRLVESTERTHQHINCFEDDQADDLRAALAGAEAEVFRLAARLDAGVAPAEVPELLLDVLRIRLAGGELSLRAANAAMLHQGARGYLRTAAAQRRLREAYFVAIVTPSLKHLRREIARREAGAN; from the coding sequence ATGACTGCAGTCGAAACCCGTCTGGCTGAATCGGCCACCCTCGACGCCCTGATCGCCCGCGCCCTGGCGCCGCACGTCACCGCCATCGATCTCGCCGGCGAATACCCCGAAGCCTTCCTGCGCGCCGCCGGCCAGCTCGGCGTCTTTGCCGGCGTCATTGCGCCCGAATACGGCGGCAACGGCAAGGGGATCGCCGACACCATCGCGCAGATGGCCAATATCGGCGAGACCTGCCTGTCGACGGCCTTCACCCACTGGTGCCAGACCGCCTGCGCCCGTTACATCCAGCTTTCCGACAACGCCGCGGCCAAGGCCGAATTCCTGCCCGGTCTGGCCAGCGGTCGCCAACTAGGTGGCACCGGCCTGTCCAACACCCTGAAGTCGTGCTGCGAGATCGAACGCTTCCTGCTCACCGCCCGGCGCGTCGATGGGGGGTATGAAATCAACGGCACCCTGCCCTGGGTCTCCAACCTTGGCGCCGATCATATCTTCGTCACCGGCTGCCCGGTCGATGGTGATGGCCGGCTGGTTTTCTTCATCGTCAAATGCGACCAGCCGGGTTTCCGACTGGTCGAAGGCGCCCATTTCACGGCACTCGAAGGTACCCGCACGCTGGCCTGCCAGTTCCGCAACGTGCGCATCGACGATGCACGGGTCCTCGCCCAACCGGCGCAGGCCGCCGACTACCTGCCGCGCATCCAGCCCGGCATGATCCTGGCGCAGCTCGGCATGGGCATCGGCCTGATCCGCGACTGTATCCGGCTGGTCGAGAGTACCGAGCGGACGCACCAGCACATCAACTGCTTCGAGGACGACCAGGCCGACGATCTGCGGGCGGCGCTGGCCGGCGCCGAGGCCGAGGTCTTCCGACTGGCGGCCCGCCTCGATGCCGGCGTCGCGCCGGCCGAGGTACCCGAGCTGCTGCTCGACGTCCTGCGCATCCGCCTGGCCGGTGGCGAACTGTCGCTGCGAGCCGCCAATGCGGCGATGCTGCATCAGGGCGCGCGCGGCTACCTGCGCACCGCCGCAGCCCAGCGCCGCCTGCGCGAAGCCTATTTCGTCGCCATCGTGACGCCGTCGCTGAAACATCTGCGGCGCGAGATTGCGCGGCGGGAGGCCGGCGCAAATTAA
- a CDS encoding TetR/AcrR family transcriptional regulator: protein MNDSLNENAGKDTDRYPCLSTDRYTCCVFRRNDEMDTAEKILNAALAEFYQNGFHASGVDQLSSKAGVTKRTLYRHFPSKECLIDGVLQLRDEQFMERLQAFVDAAPRPQRPMAYLDFLESWGKEADFHGCMFINAAAEYSAPTDPPHLAAIAHKERVLSYLGRICEEAELADAGSLAGQLFVIGEGLIVVMQVMGHSPLLISSTRQVFTQLIETARTASPSECQLPP, encoded by the coding sequence ATGAATGACTCCTTGAATGAAAACGCAGGCAAGGATACTGATCGGTATCCTTGTTTGTCAACAGATCGGTATACTTGTTGCGTTTTCAGGAGAAATGACGAGATGGACACTGCCGAGAAAATCCTCAATGCCGCATTGGCCGAGTTTTATCAGAACGGCTTTCATGCTTCGGGCGTCGACCAGCTGAGCAGCAAGGCCGGCGTCACCAAACGCACGCTGTACCGCCACTTTCCGAGCAAGGAATGCCTGATCGACGGTGTGCTGCAACTGCGCGACGAGCAATTCATGGAACGCCTGCAGGCGTTTGTGGACGCTGCGCCACGGCCGCAGCGACCGATGGCCTATCTCGATTTTCTTGAATCGTGGGGAAAGGAAGCCGACTTTCACGGATGCATGTTCATCAATGCCGCGGCCGAATATTCGGCCCCCACCGATCCCCCGCACCTCGCCGCCATCGCCCACAAGGAACGCGTTCTGTCTTATCTCGGGCGAATTTGCGAGGAAGCGGAGCTGGCCGATGCCGGATCGCTGGCCGGACAACTTTTTGTAATCGGTGAAGGGTTGATCGTCGTCATGCAGGTCATGGGGCACTCTCCCCTGCTGATTTCTTCGACTCGCCAGGTTTTTACGCAGCTGATTGAGACGGCAAGAACAGCCTCGCCAAGCGAATGCCAACTTCCGCCTTGA
- a CDS encoding ABC transporter ATP-binding protein has protein sequence MTTENVLLAARQLAFSYGGAPVFAGVDLNIGRREIVCLIGASGCGKSTLLRLLAGLAEPSAGDVSVDGENGAKRAAKASVVFQSPALLPWLTVADNVAFGLDFACRPTSSRSERQQHIERVLAQVGLSEHAKKKPPALSGGMAQRVALARALARNPEIVYLDEPFSALDAITRESMQDLLLALAHQQQSAALLVTHDIDEALRIGDRVLLLAGGQDGGPARIVGEWRPGGKAPRQHRSPALNAMREEILDSLSNPGTAWFPDL, from the coding sequence GTGACGACTGAAAACGTCCTGCTGGCCGCCCGCCAACTGGCGTTTTCCTATGGTGGCGCCCCGGTCTTTGCCGGCGTCGACCTGAACATCGGCCGGCGTGAGATCGTTTGCCTGATCGGCGCCTCCGGGTGCGGCAAGTCCACCTTGCTGCGCCTGCTTGCCGGGCTGGCCGAGCCGAGCGCCGGCGACGTATCGGTCGACGGTGAAAATGGTGCAAAAAGGGCCGCCAAGGCCAGCGTCGTCTTCCAGTCGCCGGCCCTGCTGCCCTGGCTGACGGTGGCCGACAACGTGGCATTTGGCCTCGATTTCGCCTGCCGCCCGACGAGCAGCCGCAGCGAGCGGCAACAGCACATCGAACGCGTGCTGGCCCAGGTTGGCCTCAGCGAACACGCGAAAAAGAAGCCGCCAGCGCTGTCCGGCGGCATGGCGCAACGCGTCGCCCTGGCCCGCGCCCTGGCGCGCAACCCGGAAATCGTCTACCTCGACGAACCGTTTTCGGCGCTCGACGCAATCACCCGCGAATCGATGCAGGATCTGCTGCTCGCCCTGGCGCACCAGCAGCAGAGCGCCGCCCTGCTGGTCACGCACGACATCGACGAGGCGCTGCGCATCGGCGATCGCGTGTTGCTTTTGGCCGGCGGCCAGGACGGCGGGCCGGCCCGCATCGTCGGCGAATGGCGACCGGGCGGCAAGGCGCCGCGCCAGCATCGCTCGCCGGCCCTCAACGCGATGCGCGAAGAAATTCTCGATTCACTTTCCAACCCGGGCACAGCCTGGTTTCCCGACCTTTAG